CGGTAGACATCGTCGGAAGCACCGATGCCGCTGCCCGCGCCGGTCTCGACCGTGACCTGATGCCCGGCCGCGACATATTCGCGGATGGCGCCCGGGGTGAGCCCGACGCGATATTCCTGCACCTTGATCTCCCTGGGGACACCGACGCGCATCGCGAGCTCCTTGGCCAACCTGTTGATTGTTTTGTTCATCGTAGCGGCACGCGCGGTTTGGTTTCGTGCAAATATCCGCTAGTTTCGCTCGACCGGCGCCGGTTTCCGGCGCGGATGCGCCCTTTCACGCTGGAAACGAAACCTTGGCCCACGACCGCAAAGACCTCGCGATCCTCGCGGAACTCACGACCAACGCGCGGGCGAGCCACACCGAACTTGCCAACAAGATCGGCTTGTCGAGCACGGCGCTGGCGCGACGGCAGAAGGCGCTGGAGGACGATGGCTACATCCAGGCCTACCAAGCCGTACTCGATCTGGCGCAATTCGGCCTCACCACCACGGTTTTGGTCCGCATCGCGCTGGAGAGCCAGAGCGATGACGCCATGAAGGCGTTCGAGGCGGAGGTAGTGAAGTGCCCCTCCGTCGTCCGCTGCTTCCTGATGTCGGGCGCCGACGACTACATCCTGATCGTGCTCGCCCGCGACATCCAGGATTTCGAGCGCATCCACCGCACCGAGCTGTCGCGGCTGCCGCGCGTGGCGAGGGTGCAATCGAGCTTTGCACTGCGCGAGATCGTCAACCGCGCGGTGCCGACCGTGGTGTTCGGCGAAGCGAAGCGCTGACTGCGACTTCGCGCCAATCGTCAGTAAGGAACCAAGCGACTGGTTGTCCGTTGGGCGCTATTGGCCAGCGGAGACGACGCACGTACGCGTCAACACGGCTTGATGTCTCAGCCCGGCCTCCGTCGCAGGGGAAACGACATGGCCGATGCCGCAAATCAAATTCCCGACCGCATTCCGATCAATCTTGTCGTCAATGGCGTCAGGCGCTCGCTTGACCTTGTGCCCTGGACCACACTCCTCGACGCCCTGCGCGACCATCTCGCGCTGACCGGGACCAAGAAAGGCTGCGATCACGGTCAATGCGGCGCCTGCACGGTGCTGGTCGATGGCCGGCGGGTCAATTCCTGCCTGACGCTCGCCGTCATGAAGGACGGCGCGGAGGTCACGACCGTCGAAGGATTTGCCAGGGATGGCGCACTACATCCCCTGCAACAGGCCTTCATCGACCAAGACGCCTTCCAGTGCGGCTATTGCACGTCTGGACAGATTTGTTCGGCGGCCGGGCTCTTGGCCGAAGGCCACGCCAGGGATTCTGACGAGATCCGGGAGCTGATGAGCGGAAACCTCTGCCGTTGCGGTGCCTATCCGAACATCGTCGCAGCCATCCAGCAGGCAA
The DNA window shown above is from Bradyrhizobium sp. CB1650 and carries:
- a CDS encoding Lrp/AsnC family transcriptional regulator; protein product: MAHDRKDLAILAELTTNARASHTELANKIGLSSTALARRQKALEDDGYIQAYQAVLDLAQFGLTTTVLVRIALESQSDDAMKAFEAEVVKCPSVVRCFLMSGADDYILIVLARDIQDFERIHRTELSRLPRVARVQSSFALREIVNRAVPTVVFGEAKR
- a CDS encoding 2Fe-2S iron-sulfur cluster-binding protein, which produces MADAANQIPDRIPINLVVNGVRRSLDLVPWTTLLDALRDHLALTGTKKGCDHGQCGACTVLVDGRRVNSCLTLAVMKDGAEVTTVEGFARDGALHPLQQAFIDQDAFQCGYCTSGQICSAAGLLAEGHARDSDEIRELMSGNLCRCGAYPNIVAAIQQAMGRP